A single Ziziphus jujuba cultivar Dongzao chromosome 11, ASM3175591v1 DNA region contains:
- the LOC107432423 gene encoding zinc finger A20 and AN1 domain-containing stress-associated protein 8, translating into MESHDETGCQAPERPILCINNCGFFGRAATMNMCSKCYKDMLLKQEQANLAASSIDSIVNGSSSTSGKEPVIAGALDIQAGAVETKTVTTEPSSDLSSSKNIEANVKQGPSRCTTCRKRVGLTGFNCKCGNIFCANHRYSDKHDCPFDYRTAAQDAIAKANPVVKAEKLDKI; encoded by the coding sequence ATGGAATCTCATGACGAAACAGGATGCCAAGCTCCTGAACGCCCTATACTTTGCATTAACAACTGTGGCTTCTTTGGAAGGGCTGCCACTATGAATATGTGTTCCAAATGCTACAAGGACATGCTGCTTAAGCAGGAACAGGCTAACCTTGCAGCATCATCCATCGATAGCATTGTGAATGGCAGCTCAAGCACTAGTGGGAAAGAGCCTGTCATTGCAGGTGCCTTGGACATTCAAGCTGGAGCAGTGGAGACAAAAACTGTTACAACAGAACCATCCAGTGATTTATCCTCAAGTAAGAATATTGAGGCAAATGTGAAACAGGGGCCTAGCAGATGCACCACCTGCCGAAAACGTGTTGGTTTGACAGGGTTCAATTGCAAGTGTGGGAACATCTTCTGTGCAAACCATCGTTATTCAGACAAACATGACTGCCCTTTTGATTACAGGACTGCTGCACAAGATGCCATTGCTAAAGCCAACCCTGTAGTCAAGGCGGAGAAGCTTGATAAAATCTAG
- the LOC107432401 gene encoding probably inactive leucine-rich repeat receptor-like protein kinase At5g06940, protein MATFCKYSLISSLIFISFIHGSVSTELDILLTFKKSIEDSKNYLSSWSNNSAIHYCNWTGIACSTTPSLSVTSINLQSLNLSGEISSSICELRNLSHLNLADNLFNQPIPLHLSQCSSLETLNLSNNLIWGTIPDPIFLFRSLKVLDFSRNHIEGKIPESIGSLKELQVLNLGSNLLSGNVPSIFGNLTELVVLDLSENSYMVSEIPSDIGKLGKLEQLLLQSSGFHGGLPDSLVGLQKLTILDVSQNNLTGGIPEALGSSLKNLVSFDVSQNRLFGSFPSGICGVKGLVSLSLHTNFFNGSIPDSINVCLNLERFQVQNNEFSGDFPTGLWSLPKIKLVRAENNRFSGTIPESVSMAAQLEQVQIDNNSFISKIPQGLGSIKSLYRFSASLNGFYGELPPNFCDSPVMSIINLSHNSLSGEIPELKKCRKLVSFSLADNSLTGHIPASLSDLPVLTYLDLSDNNLTGPIPQSLQNLKLALFNVSFNKLSGRVPYSLISGLPASFLQGNPELCGPGLPNQCSDDQQRHQTIGLTTLTCALISLAFAVGTMLIVGGFIVYHRSYKRRSQIGLWRSVFFYPLRVTEHDLIMGMDEKSAVGGPGIFGRVYIISLPSGELVAVKKLFNFGIQSSKSLKAEIKTLAKIRHKNIVKILGFCHSDDTIFLIYEFLEKGSLGEMISRPDFSLQWSIRLRIAIGVAQGLAYLHKDYVPHLLHRNVKSKNILLDGDFEPKLTDFSLDRIVGESTFQSAMSSESPFSCYNAPEYGYTKKPTEEMDVYSFGVVLLELVTGRQAERAEASDSIDVVKWVRRKVNITNGAFQVLDPKISSSSQQEMLGALEVALRCTSVMPEKRPSMCEVVKSLQCLGSRTTCLPSIELSASEVEHN, encoded by the exons ATGGCTACATTTTGCAAGTACTCACTGATTTCCTCTCTAATCTTCATATCCTTCATTCATGGCTCTGTTTCAACAGAGTTGGACATTCTTCTTACTTTCAAGAAGTCCATTGAAGATTCGAAGAACTACCTGTCTAGCTGGTCTAACAACTCTGCCATCCATTACTGCAATTGGACTGGAATCGCTTGCTCTACTACACCTTCACTCTCTGTAACTTCCATAAACCTCCAAAGCTTGAACCTTTCTGGTGAAATTTCATCCTCAATCTGTGAGCTTCGTAATCTGTCTCATCTCAACCTCGCTGACAACCTCTTCAACCAACCCATTCCTCTGCATCTCTCTCAGTGCAGCTCTTTGGAAACTTTGAATCTGAGCAATAATCTCATCTGGGGAACAATCCCAGATCCCATTTTTCTGTTTCGTTCCTTGAAGGTGCTTGATTTTAGCAGAAACCATATTGAGGGAAAGATCCCAGAAAGCATAGGGTCTCTGAAGGAACTTCAGGTTCTCAACTTGGGAAGCAACTTGCTTTCAGGTAATGTACCTTCCATTTTTGGAAACTTAACTGAGCTTGTTGTTCTTGACTTGTCCGAAAATTCATACATGGTGAGCGAGATTCCTAGCGATATTGGGAAGCTTGGGAAGCTTGAGCAGCTATTGCTGCAGAGCTCTGGTTTTCATGGTGGACTCCCTGATTCATTGGTGGGTTTGCAAAAATTGACCATTTTGGATGTCTCTCAGAACAATCTAACCGGTGGGATTCCCGAGGCACTAGGGTCTTCTCTTAAGAACTTGGTGTCTTTTGATGTTTCTCAGAATAGGCTTTTTGGTTCATTCCCATCTGGGATATGTGGTGTAAAAGGTCTTGTAAGCCTCAGTCTGCATACAAATTTCTTCAACGGTTCAATACCTGACTCCATTAATGTATGCTTGAATCTTGAGAGGTTCCAAGTTCAGAACAATGAGTTTTCTGGTGATTTCCCAACTGGGTTGTGGTCACTGCCCAAAATCAAGCTTGTCAGAGCTGAAAATAATCGATTCTCTGGAACTATACCAGAATCAGTATCAATGGCTGCTCAACTGGAGCAAGTTCAGATAGATAACAACAGCTTTATCAGCAAAATCCCTCAGGGTCTTGGCTCCATCAAGAGCTTGTATAGATTCTCTGCATCCCTCAATGGTTTCTATGGTGAACTCCCTCCAAATTTCTGTGATTCACCTGTTATGAGTATTATAAATCTCTCCCACAATTCACTCTCTGGTGAAATTCCAGAGCTCAAAAAGTGCAGGAAACTTgtctctttctctttggcagACAACAGCCTCACTGGTCATATCCCAGCATCTCTTTCTGATTTACCAGTCTTGACTTACCTTGACCTTTCTGATAACAATCTCACAGGTCCAATCCCACAAAGTCTTCAGAACTTGAAGCTTGCCCTCTTCAATGTCTCCTTCAACAAGCTATCTGGTAGAGTCCCTTACTCTTTAATTTCAGGTCTACCAGCTTCATTTCTTCAAGGTAATCCTGAACTCTGTGGTCCTGGATTACCCAATCAATGTTCTGATGACCAACAAAGACACCAAACCATTGGTCTTACCACATTGACATGTGCTCTGATCTCTTTGGCTTTTGCCGTTGGAACTATGTTGATTGTTGGTGGGTTTATTGTGTATCATCGATCTTACAAGCGAAGATCGCAAATCGGCTTATGGCGTTCGGTTTTCTTCTATCCTCTTAGAGTCACTGAGCATGATCTGATTATGGGAATGGATGAGAAGAGTGCAGTTGGAGGTCCTGGAATTTTTGGCAGAGTTTACATCATAAGTTTGCCAAGTGGTGAACTTGTTGCCGTGAAGAAGCTCTTTAATTTTGGGATTCAATCCTCGAAATCTTTGAAAGCTGAAATCAAGACATTGGCCAAGATCAGGCATAAGAACATCGTCAAAATTCTAGGGTTTTGCCATTCTGATGATACAATCTTTCTGATATATGAATTCCTAGAGAAGGGGAGCTTGGGGGAGATGATTAGCAGACCAGATTTCAGTTTGCAATGGAGTATCAGATTGAGAATTGCCATTGGTGTTGCTCAAGGTCTAGCATACCTACACAAGGATTATGTTCCCCATTTGCTTCATAGAAATGTCAAATCAAAAAACATTCTTCTGGATGGAGATTTTGAGCCAAAGCTCACAGATTTTTCTCTTGATCGAATTGTGGGAGAATCTACATTCCAATCAGCGATGTCTTCAGAATCTCCTTTCTCCTGCTACAATGCCCCAG AATATGGATACACTAAGAAACCAACTGAGGAAATGGATGTATACAGCTTTGGTGTTGTGTTGCTGGAGCTAGTGACAGGCCGGCAAGCTGAGAGAGCTGAAGCATCCGACTCTATAGACGTTGTGAAGTGGGTTCGAAGGAAAGTGAACATTACAAATGGTGCATTCCAAGTTTTGGACCCAAAGATATCAAGTTCTTCACAGCAAGAGATGCTAGGAGCTCTAGAAGTAGCACTGAGGTGCACTTCTGTGATGCCAGAGAAAAGACCATCAATGTGTGAAGTCGTGAAATCACTGCAGTGCCTTGGTTCAAGGACTACTTGCCTTCCAAGTATAGAATTGTCTGCTTCTGAGGTGGAGCATAATTAA
- the LOC107432410 gene encoding chaperone protein dnaJ 6, which yields MAKGKKARVLEGQVPVQEEDNDHQGQSQPSSVEKSLYEVLGVDRSASQQEIKKAYYKLALRLHPDKNPGDEEAKEKFQQLQKVIGILGDEEKRALYDQTGCVEDADLAGDVVQNLHEFFRAMYKKVTEADIEEFEANYRGSDSEKKDLIDLYKQYKGKMNRLFCSMLCSDPKLDSHRFKDILDEAIASGELKSTKVYQKWSKKVSETKPPTSPLTKRVKSDKQSEPDLYAIISQRRTERKDRFDSMFSTLVSKYGGGGAAGSEPSEEEFEAAQKKLESRRISKRSKRK from the exons atggcGAAGGGGAAAAAAGCTAGGGTTTTGGAGGGTCAAGTTCCAGTGCAAGAAGAAGACAATGACCATCAGGGTCAATCTCAACCTTCCTCGGTTGAGAAGAGTCTCTATGAG GTTCTTGGTGTGGATAGATCAGCATCTCAACAGGAAATAAAGAAAGCATACTACAAGTTAGCATTGCGTCTTCATCCTGATAAAAATCCCGGTGACGAG gAAGCCAAAGAAAAATTCCAGCAATTACAAAAGGTGATAGGCATTCTTGGTGATGAGGAGAAACGAGCACTTTATGACCAGACTGGTTGTGTAGAAGATgct GACCTTGCTGGTGATGTCGTTCAGAATCTACATGAATTTTTCCGAGCCATGTATAAAAAG GTCACTGAAGCAGATATTGAAGAGTTTGAAGCAAACTATAGAGGATCTGATTCAGAGAAGAAAGATTTGATTGATCTGTATAAACAGTACAAGGGTAAAATGAACAG ACTCTTCTGTTCAATGCTTTGTTCAGATCCTAAACTTGATTCACACCGCTTCAAGGACATTCTTGATGAGGCAATAGCCTCAG GAGAACTGAAATCAACCAAAGTCTATCAGAAGTGGTCAAAGAAAGTATCTGAAACCAAACCACCCACCAGTCCTTTAACGAAGAGGGTCAA GTCAGATAAACAGTCAGAACCAGATCTATATGCAATCATATCTCAACGCCGAACTGAGAGGAAAGATAGGTTTGATTCTATGTTCTCAACTCTGGTGTCTAAATATGGTGGGGGTGGTGCTGCTGGTTCAGAACCCAGTGAAGAAGAATTTGAAGCTGCACAGAAGAAGCTTGAAAGCCGTAGAATTTCGAAAAGGTCAAAACGTAAGTAA
- the LOC107403753 gene encoding serine/threonine-protein kinase Nek6, translating into METDNGDMKSKMEDYEVIEQIGRGAFGAAFLVLHKIEKKKFVLKKIRLSKQTEKFKRTAHQEMDLIAKLNNPYIVEYKDAWVDKGDCICIVTGYCEGGDMADNIKKARGTFFSEEKLCKWLTQLLLAVDYLHSNRVLHRDLKCSNIFLTKDNDIRLGDFGLAKLLNTEDLASSVVGTPNYMCPELLADIPYGYKSDIWSLGCCMFEIAAHQPAFRAPDMAGLINKINRSSISPLPIVYSSTLKQIIKSMLRKSPEHRPTAAELLRHPYLQPYLLQCRNASSVFLPVKPVNNSKDKTPKKTVSSRPSSGKDNRNKEVATTNQLEKVHPLESNIDVMPRNVSSEDKPLFTARSEDKLETKRVDPTSYTIESSNATDDSKDGPTDSETSVSNGHKQAEFTSIGPKESTESDAEVASESTPNSQHKEHEEPAAKYFEQVQEADIKIVNIEDGKLSFNQEVVEEAGTKGEGGEEGNSQELAISTVVCTDKVGSSDNKCSLSAKSDVDPGCDLQKESVDVYTKGSRADILSSENNNDMVPCKDELGSKVDEISCSIKTEKDDAHTVNQAASDNSLLSSLTALGGDESKGEWDQPGQQRADALESLLELCARLLKQDKLDELAGVLRPFGEETVSSRETAIWLTKSLMSAQKSPGGS; encoded by the exons ATGGAGACTGATAATGGGGATATGAAGTCGAAGATGGAAGATTATGAAGTAATAGAGCAGATTGGGAGAGGAGCATTCGGAGCTGCTTTTCTTGTGCTTCATAAGATCGAGAAAAAGAA GTTTGTGCTGAAGAAAATTCGCTTGTCTAAGCAGACAGAGAAGTTCAAACGTACAGCACACCAAGAG ATGGACTTGATTGCGAAGTTGAATAACCCTTATATTGTGGAGTATAAAGATGCTTGGGTGGACAAG GGTGACTGTATATGCATTGTGACTGGCTATTGCGAAGGGGGAGATAT GGCTGATAATATAAAGAAGGCTAGAGGAACATTTTTCTCAGAGGAG AAACTCTGCAAATGGCTTACTCAATTGCTATTAGCTGTGGACTATTTGCACTCCAATCGTGTACTTCACAGAGATCTGAAG TGCTCCAATATATTCCTTACAAAGGACAATGACATTCGTCTTG GTGACTTTGGACTTGCAAAACTACTCAACACAGAAGATCTTGCATCTTCG GTTGTTGGAACCCCCAACTACATGTGCCCTGAGCTCCTTGCAGACATACCTTATGGCTACAAATCTGATATATGGTCACTTG GTTGCTGTATGTTTGAAATTGCTGCACATCAGCCTGCATTTAGAGCTCCT GACATGGCTGGGCTTATCAATAAAATCAATAGATCTTCTATTTCTCCCCTTCCAATTGTGTATTCTTCCACACT AAAGCAAATTATTAAGAGCATGCTCAGGAAGAGTCCAGAGCATAGACCCACA GCTGCAGAGTTATTGAGGCATCCGTATTTACAACCATACCTCCTTCAATGCCGCAATGCGTCTTCTGTTTTTCTTCCAGTAAAGCCGGTAAACAACTCGAAGgataaaacaccaaaaaaaactGTGTCTAGCAGACCCAGCAGTGGCAAAGACAACAGAAACAAAGAAGTTGCAACAACAAACCAGTTGGAAAAGGTTCATCCATTGGAAAGCAACATTGATGTGATGCCTAGGAATGTGTCAAGTGAGGATAAACCTTTATTCACGGCTAGATCTGAAGACAAGCTTGAGACTAAGAGGGTTGATCCTACCAGTTATACAATTGAATCATCTAATGCCACTGATGATTCCAAAGATGGACCAACCGATTCTGAAACATCTGTTAGCAATGGACATAAACAAGCTGAATTTACCAGTATAGGTCCAAAGGAAAGCACGGAGTCTGATGCTGAGGTTGCTTCAGAGAGCACACCAAACTCTCAGCATAAAGAACATGAAGAACCTGCTGCTAAATATTTTGAACAAGTACAAGAGGCGGATATCAAAATAGTCAATATAGAAGATGGGAAGCTGTCCTTCAACCAAGAAGTTGTGGAAGAAGCTGGAACAAAAGGAGAGGGTGGAGAAGAAGGGAATTCCCAGGAATTGGCAATTTCCACTGTAGTCTGTACAGATAAAGTCGGGTCTTCTGATAACAAATGTTCATTATCAGCCAAATCTGATGTAGATCCTGGATGTGATTTGCAGAAGGAAAGTGTCGATGTGTATACCAAAGGATCTCGTGCAGACATTTTGTCATCTGAAAATAATAATGACATGGTTCCATGTAAAGATGAACTAGGATCAAAGGTAGATGAAATTAGTTGCTccataaaaacagaaaaagatgATGCTCATACAGTGAATCAGGCTGCCAGTGACAACTCACTACTGAGTTCACTAACTGCGTTAGGTGGTGATGAATCCAAGGGTGAGTGGGATCAACCAGGCCAGCAAAGAGCTGATGCCCTTGAGTCTCTACTTGAGCTATGTGCACGGCTTCTTAAACAGGACAAGCTCGATGAGCTTGCTGGTGTACTAAGACCATTTGGGGAAGAAACAGTGTCTTCAAGAGAGACTGCTATCTGGTTGACAAAGAGCCTCATGTCTGCCCAGAAATCTCCTGGAGGATCCTAA